The following are encoded in a window of Pseudomonadota bacterium genomic DNA:
- a CDS encoding DegT/DnrJ/EryC1/StrS family aminotransferase has translation MSVPFVDLSRQFAPLLPQIRKSFDDIISRSAFINGPEVGIFEKELAVWMGLDQACGVSSGTHALSLTLQALGIGPGDEVITVANTAFPTAEAISLTGAEVVFVDISPGTFAMDPEAAAAAITPKTRALLPVHLYGIPADMDALRKIAERHRLYLIEDVAQAMGARYQGRRVGSIGQAGCFSFFPSKNLGTFGDGGAMAANDQKLVTRVRMLANHGRQDKFTHEIIGTNSRLDTLKAAQLSICLKALDDWNADRRRAAALYDVLLTPYPEIIRPQVPVGGEAIWHLYVIRHPKREALRRYLQGKGIQTGLHYPQPLHRQPAYAYLDLKAGSLPRTEAATAEVLSLPMFPYISAAEIETVVRAIADFLGGCR, from the coding sequence ATGTCCGTACCCTTCGTTGACCTCAGCCGTCAGTTCGCCCCTCTGTTACCGCAGATCAGAAAAAGTTTCGACGACATCATTAGCCGCTCGGCCTTCATCAACGGCCCCGAGGTCGGGATTTTTGAAAAGGAACTGGCCGTTTGGATGGGCCTCGACCAGGCCTGCGGCGTCAGCAGCGGCACTCACGCCCTGAGCCTGACCCTGCAGGCTTTAGGCATCGGCCCCGGCGACGAAGTCATCACCGTGGCCAACACCGCTTTTCCCACCGCCGAAGCCATCAGTCTGACCGGCGCCGAGGTGGTTTTCGTCGATATCAGCCCGGGAACCTTCGCCATGGATCCGGAGGCCGCCGCCGCCGCCATCACCCCGAAAACCCGGGCCCTGCTGCCGGTCCACCTGTACGGGATTCCGGCGGATATGGATGCGCTGAGAAAGATTGCCGAGCGACATCGGCTTTACCTGATTGAAGATGTGGCCCAGGCCATGGGCGCCCGCTACCAGGGACGAAGGGTCGGCAGCATCGGCCAGGCCGGCTGCTTCAGTTTTTTCCCGTCCAAGAATCTCGGCACCTTCGGCGACGGCGGCGCCATGGCCGCCAACGACCAAAAACTGGTAACCCGGGTGCGAATGCTGGCCAATCACGGCCGTCAGGACAAGTTCACGCACGAGATTATCGGCACCAACAGCCGGCTCGATACCCTGAAAGCGGCCCAGCTTTCAATCTGCCTCAAAGCCCTGGATGACTGGAATGCCGACCGGCGCCGGGCCGCGGCCCTTTACGATGTTCTCCTGACCCCATACCCGGAAATCATCCGGCCCCAGGTTCCGGTCGGAGGTGAGGCCATCTGGCATCTCTACGTCATCCGTCACCCGAAACGCGAGGCTTTGCGCCGATATCTGCAGGGAAAAGGCATCCAGACCGGCCTCCATTACCCCCAGCCGCTGCACCGGCAGCCGGCCTACGCGTACCTCGACCTGAAAGCCGGCAGTCTGCCACGAACCGAGGCCGCGACCGCCGAAGTCCTGTCGCTGCCGATGTTCCCCTACATCAGCGCCGCCGAAATTGAAACGGTAGTCAGGGCCATTGCCGATTTTCTCGGCGGCTGCAGGTAG